A region of Argentina anserina chromosome 5, drPotAnse1.1, whole genome shotgun sequence DNA encodes the following proteins:
- the LOC126796064 gene encoding ethylene-responsive transcription factor ERF020: MSYSSEDTSSPTAANGRKLKGVRQRKWGKWVSEIRVPGTQDRLWLGSFSTAEAAGVARDVAYYYLRKPSTLEGLNFPTILPCSVNQAADMSPRTVQKAASDAGMAVDARLINANSHSKRSLPQNSNWRQANGSEPRWEDGGESSAATGGEELSISIEDYL; encoded by the coding sequence ATGAGTTACAGTTCAGAAGACACCAGCAGTCCGACAGCCGCGAATGGCCGGAAGTTGAAGGGAGTGCGTCAGAGAAAATGGGGCAAGTGGGTGTCGGAGATTCGCGTCCCCGGCACGCAGGATCGTCTCTGGCTTGGTTCTTTTTCCACTGCCGAGGCGGCCGGGGTGGCTCGCGACGTCGCTTATTATTACTTACGTAAGCCTTCCACTCTTGAGGGGCTCAACTTTCCTACAATCTTGCCCTGTTCCGTTAACCAAGCGGCAGACATGTCGCCCAGGACGGTACAGAAGGCGGCTTCGGATGCGGGTATGGCCGTCGATGCTCGGCTGATCAATGCTAACAGTCACAGTAAGCGCTCGTTGCCGCAGAATTCGAACTGGAGACAGGCCAACGGAAGTGAGCCACGTTGGGAGGATGGCGGTGAGAGTTCAGCCGCCACCGGTGGCGAGGAGCTGAGCATTTCCATTGAGGACTATCTTTAG
- the LOC126796042 gene encoding pentatricopeptide repeat-containing protein At5g48730, chloroplastic isoform X1 codes for MASFLSSTQPLPPAFNRGPAAPATKPGTLRAQTTPQPEPTSANTKTKLAVVTERKAVELQRLKEKEAKDRKEETNNKIASRKAISVVLRREATKSHIEKKKGSRRLLPRTVLEALHERITALRWESALKVFQLLQEQLWYRPNAGVYNKLIVMLGKCKQPEKAEELFHAMIDEGCEVSRESYTALISAYGRSGLFNKAFSLLEEMKNTPDCQPDVHTYSILIKSCLQVFAYDKVQALLSDMEIQHIRPNTITYNTLIDAYGKFKKFAEMELTLVAMLSQQDCEPDVWTMNSVVRAFGSSGQIETMEKCFERFHSAGIQPNIMTFNILLDSYGKSEDYKKMSAVMEYMQKYHYSWTIVTYNVVIDAFGRAGDLTQMEYLFRLMQSERIKPSCVTLCSLVRAYGIAGKPEKISSVLRFVENSDVKLDAVFFNCLVDAYGRLGCFTEMKGVLDIMEEKGCSPDKITYRTMIKAYSFNKMTGHVKELHELMQSAGNQMSWSQRHKPDF; via the exons ATGGCCTCATTCTTGAGCTCAACCCAACCACTTCCACCGGCATTTAATCGAGGCCCGGCGGCTCCGGCCACCAAACCGGGAACTTTACGAGCACAAACGACGCCCCAACCCGAACCCACTAGTGCAAATACCAAGACTAAACTCGCAGTAGTGACAGAGAGAAAAGCAGTTGAGCTCCAGAGGCTAAAAGAGAAGGAGGCCAAGGACAGAAAGGAGGAGACCAACAACAAGATAGCTTCAAGGAAAGCTATCTCTGTCGTTTTGCGTAGAGAAGCTACCAAGTCCCACATCGAGAAGAAGAAAGGCTCCAGGAGACTGCTCCCCAGGACTGTCCTCGAAGCCCTCCATGAGAGAATCACTGCTCTGCGCTGGGAGTCTGCTCTTAAG GTTTTTCAACTACTACAAGAGCAGTTGTGGTACCGTCCCAATGCTGGTGTTTACAATAAACTGATTGTCATGTTAGGAAAATGTAAGCAGCCAGAAAAAGCCGAGGAGCTTTTTCATGCTATGATTGACGAAGGCTGTGAAGTCAGCCGTGAATCTTATACTGCTCTTATATCTGCCTATGGAAGGAGTGGTCTCTTCAACAAAGCATTTTCTCTCCTTGAGGAGATGAAGAATACTCCTGACTGCCAGCCTGATGTCCATACTTATTCTATCCTCATAAAATCTTGCCTGCAGGTTTTTGCATACGACAAAGTGCAGGCTTTGCTTTCAGATATGGAAATTCAGCACATTAGACCCAACACCATCACATACAATACCCTGATTGATGCTTATGGGAAATTTAAAAA ATTTGCAGAGATGGAGTTGACACTTGTGGCAATGCTTAGCCAACAGGACTGTGAGCCTGATGTCTGGACCATGAATTCCGTAGTGAGAGCCTTTGGCAGCAGTGGGCAAATAGAAACAATGGAGAAATGTTTTGAGAGATTTCATAGTGCAGGAATCCAACCAAACATCATGACTTTCAACATTCTCCTCGATTCCTATGGGAAATCTGAGGATTACAAGAAAATGAGTGCTGTAATGGAATACATGCAAAAATACCATTACTCATGGACAATTGTTACCTACAATGTGGTGATAGATGCATTTGGGAGAGCTGGGGATCTAACACAAATGGAGTATCTGTTTAGGCTAATGCAGTCAGAGCGGATCAAGCCAAGCTGTGTCACACTTTGCTCACTCGTGAGGGCCTATGGGATAGCAGGTAAACCTGAAAAAATTAGTAGTGTTTTACGTTTTGTGGAAAATTCAGACGTGAAGCTGGATGCCGTGTTTTTCAATTGTCTTGTTGATGCTTATGGGAGACTGGGATGCTTCACAGAAATGAAGGGGGTGCTTGATATAATGGAAGAAAAAGGATGTTCTCCTGATAAGATCACATATAGAACCATGATTAAAGCTTACTCATTCAACAAGATGACCGGTCATGTGAAGGAACTCCATGAACTCATGCAATCTGCCGGAAATCAGATGAGTTGGTCACAGAGACATAAACCTGACTTCTGA
- the LOC126796042 gene encoding pentatricopeptide repeat-containing protein At5g48730, chloroplastic isoform X2, whose translation MASFLSSTQPLPPAFNRGPAAPATKPGTLRAQTTPQPEPTSANTKTKLAVVTERKAVELQRLKEKEAKDRKEETNNKIASRKAISVVLRREATKSHIEKKKGSRRLLPRTVLEALHERITALRWESALKVFQLLQEQLWYRPNAGVYNKLIVMLGKCKQPEKAEELFHAMIDEGCEVSRESYTALISAYGRSGLFNKAFSLLEEMKNTPDCQPDVHTYSILIKSCLQVFAYDKVQALLSDMEIQHIRPNTITYNTLIDAYGKFKKFAEMELTLVAMLSQQDCEPDVWTMNSVVRAFGSSGQIETMEKCFERFHSAGIQPNIMTFNILLDSYGKSEDYKKMSAVMEYMQKYHYSWTIVTYNVVIDAFGRAGDLTQMEYLFRLMQSERIKPSCVTLCSLVRAYGIAEMKGVLDIMEEKGCSPDKITYRTMIKAYSFNKMTGHVKELHELMQSAGNQMSWSQRHKPDF comes from the exons ATGGCCTCATTCTTGAGCTCAACCCAACCACTTCCACCGGCATTTAATCGAGGCCCGGCGGCTCCGGCCACCAAACCGGGAACTTTACGAGCACAAACGACGCCCCAACCCGAACCCACTAGTGCAAATACCAAGACTAAACTCGCAGTAGTGACAGAGAGAAAAGCAGTTGAGCTCCAGAGGCTAAAAGAGAAGGAGGCCAAGGACAGAAAGGAGGAGACCAACAACAAGATAGCTTCAAGGAAAGCTATCTCTGTCGTTTTGCGTAGAGAAGCTACCAAGTCCCACATCGAGAAGAAGAAAGGCTCCAGGAGACTGCTCCCCAGGACTGTCCTCGAAGCCCTCCATGAGAGAATCACTGCTCTGCGCTGGGAGTCTGCTCTTAAG GTTTTTCAACTACTACAAGAGCAGTTGTGGTACCGTCCCAATGCTGGTGTTTACAATAAACTGATTGTCATGTTAGGAAAATGTAAGCAGCCAGAAAAAGCCGAGGAGCTTTTTCATGCTATGATTGACGAAGGCTGTGAAGTCAGCCGTGAATCTTATACTGCTCTTATATCTGCCTATGGAAGGAGTGGTCTCTTCAACAAAGCATTTTCTCTCCTTGAGGAGATGAAGAATACTCCTGACTGCCAGCCTGATGTCCATACTTATTCTATCCTCATAAAATCTTGCCTGCAGGTTTTTGCATACGACAAAGTGCAGGCTTTGCTTTCAGATATGGAAATTCAGCACATTAGACCCAACACCATCACATACAATACCCTGATTGATGCTTATGGGAAATTTAAAAA ATTTGCAGAGATGGAGTTGACACTTGTGGCAATGCTTAGCCAACAGGACTGTGAGCCTGATGTCTGGACCATGAATTCCGTAGTGAGAGCCTTTGGCAGCAGTGGGCAAATAGAAACAATGGAGAAATGTTTTGAGAGATTTCATAGTGCAGGAATCCAACCAAACATCATGACTTTCAACATTCTCCTCGATTCCTATGGGAAATCTGAGGATTACAAGAAAATGAGTGCTGTAATGGAATACATGCAAAAATACCATTACTCATGGACAATTGTTACCTACAATGTGGTGATAGATGCATTTGGGAGAGCTGGGGATCTAACACAAATGGAGTATCTGTTTAGGCTAATGCAGTCAGAGCGGATCAAGCCAAGCTGTGTCACACTTTGCTCACTCGTGAGGGCCTATGGGATAGCAG AAATGAAGGGGGTGCTTGATATAATGGAAGAAAAAGGATGTTCTCCTGATAAGATCACATATAGAACCATGATTAAAGCTTACTCATTCAACAAGATGACCGGTCATGTGAAGGAACTCCATGAACTCATGCAATCTGCCGGAAATCAGATGAGTTGGTCACAGAGACATAAACCTGACTTCTGA